The following coding sequences lie in one Psychrobacter arenosus genomic window:
- the creC gene encoding two-component system sensor histidine kinase CreC, translating into MTTLTPMPPPNPERTSQASNAEQPETAKQVDEQSLASVAHNWYAKLHPIGAPTETMSSANSDAKSIATQPLNLSIFFRIWLAVAVIIILSSVVAFTQLFEYVKPTTQQVIEDTLVDTSKLLAVSLRPPMQTGLLYNDDYQTTLDQAFIGRKPSKANTLKLNPNQQRSANTPTPWYHLKTHSSFRVYVTDSQGVVIYDSRQGDNNAEGQDYSRWNDVYLTLQGQYGARSTAQRPGDSTSSVMYVAQPIESADGALLGVVSVGKPVATIVPYLEATRSRMLTALLVISALALIMAGLVAWWLKQSMALVARYTRSLAKQTDKPYFYLGRELNELSDTIEGMKDRLENRAYVTDYVHTLTHELKSPLTAIRASGELLEDPSLEEEDRLMLSQTITEQSIKLQSLIDRLLLLATVEQPTFKLQKELLDLPELLQSLLTLAQAKLQQRQLSEIPLWINEQPIASTKLVQNAALDQSLTLFADKFWLSQALQNVLDNAIYFAQSQVIINLRPHSNSLQIDIFNDGAPIPEYALAKVFDRYFSLSHQAIFASDVSQPRMQAKKGTGLGLTLVKQVIEHHGGEISIRNISKDILRPLTTEIEAANATLINQPTNGVLVTIELPLAAPIPHD; encoded by the coding sequence ATGACTACCCTTACTCCTATGCCACCTCCTAACCCTGAGCGTACTTCACAGGCTAGCAATGCTGAGCAACCGGAAACTGCTAAGCAGGTTGATGAGCAGAGTCTAGCCTCGGTTGCGCACAATTGGTATGCCAAACTGCACCCTATCGGCGCACCTACAGAGACAATGAGCAGCGCTAATAGTGATGCGAAGTCTATAGCTACTCAACCGCTAAATCTAAGTATTTTCTTCCGCATTTGGCTAGCGGTAGCCGTGATTATTATTCTCTCCAGCGTCGTCGCTTTTACCCAACTCTTTGAGTACGTCAAACCCACGACCCAACAGGTCATTGAAGATACCCTCGTGGATACCAGCAAACTGTTGGCCGTCAGCCTCAGACCGCCTATGCAAACTGGTCTACTATATAACGACGACTATCAGACGACTTTGGATCAAGCTTTTATTGGTCGTAAACCTAGCAAAGCTAATACCCTCAAATTGAACCCGAACCAGCAGCGCTCTGCTAATACCCCAACACCTTGGTATCATCTCAAAACCCATAGCAGCTTTCGCGTGTATGTCACGGATTCACAAGGGGTAGTGATTTATGACTCACGGCAAGGGGATAATAATGCGGAAGGACAGGACTATAGCCGTTGGAATGATGTATATCTGACCTTGCAAGGCCAGTATGGGGCTCGTAGTACGGCGCAGCGGCCTGGTGATAGCACGTCTTCAGTGATGTATGTCGCCCAACCTATTGAAAGCGCTGATGGCGCTCTATTAGGTGTGGTCAGTGTGGGTAAGCCGGTCGCGACTATCGTGCCCTATTTGGAAGCCACGCGCAGTCGTATGCTGACCGCCTTACTGGTCATTAGTGCGCTGGCTTTGATTATGGCGGGTCTGGTCGCTTGGTGGCTAAAGCAAAGTATGGCTCTGGTCGCTCGCTATACCCGCTCTTTAGCTAAGCAGACCGACAAACCCTATTTCTACCTAGGCCGTGAGCTCAATGAGTTGTCCGATACTATCGAGGGTATGAAAGACCGACTGGAGAACCGTGCTTATGTCACCGACTACGTGCATACGCTGACCCATGAGCTAAAGAGTCCGCTCACTGCCATTCGTGCTAGCGGTGAGCTGTTAGAAGACCCTTCTTTAGAAGAAGAAGACCGCTTGATGCTCAGTCAGACCATCACTGAGCAAAGTATTAAGCTGCAATCCTTAATAGACCGATTACTGTTATTAGCCACTGTCGAGCAGCCCACCTTTAAACTACAAAAAGAGCTTTTAGACCTCCCTGAGCTATTGCAATCCTTACTGACGCTAGCGCAAGCAAAGTTGCAGCAGCGGCAACTGTCTGAAATCCCGCTATGGATCAATGAGCAGCCCATTGCTAGCACTAAGCTAGTTCAGAATGCTGCTTTAGATCAAAGTCTCACACTATTCGCCGATAAGTTTTGGCTCAGTCAAGCGCTACAAAACGTACTCGATAATGCTATCTACTTTGCGCAATCGCAGGTGATTATTAATCTACGTCCTCATAGTAATAGCCTGCAGATTGATATCTTTAATGATGGGGCGCCTATCCCCGAATACGCCTTAGCCAAAGTATTCGACCGTTATTTTAGCCTATCGCATCAAGCGATATTTGCCAGCGACGTCTCACAGCCGCGCATGCAAGCAAAGAAAGGCACAGGACTAGGACTCACCTTAGTCAAACAAGTCATTGAGCATCACGGCGGTGAAATTAGCATTCGCAATATTTCCAAAGATATCCTGCGGCCATTAACCACAGAGATAGAGGCGGCAAACGCTACCTTAATTAATCAGCCTACTAATGGGGTATTGGTCACTATAGAGCTGCCGTTAGCTGCTCCTATCCCTCATGATTAA